The genomic segment GGCGATGGATCGGCTTCGGCCACGCTCGACGACCAGGTGGCGGCCGTGCTCGCCGCGGTGGACTCGGCCTCCGGCAGGCCCATGGTGGTCGGGCACTCGGCAGCCTGCACGCTGGCCTGGCTGGCCGCCGACGCGCGGCCGGAAAAAGTCTCCAAGACCGTCCTCGTCGGCGGCTTCCCGACCGGCGACGGCAAGCGCTACGCCGACTTCTTCGAACTGCGCGACGGCGTCATGCCCTTCCCCGGCTGGGCCCCCTTCGAAGGACCGGACTCGGCCGACCTCGACGAGGAAACCAGGCGCGCCATCGCGGCCGCCGCGATCCCGGTCCCCGAAGGCGTGGCCACCGGAGTCGTACGGCTGACCGACGAGCGGCGCTTCGAGGTGCCGGTCCTGGTCGTGTGTCCCGAGTTCACCCCCGCTCAGGCTCGGGAGTTGATCGACGCCGGCGACGCGCCCGAGCTCGCGAAGGTCACCCACCTCGACTTCGCCGACATCGACTCCGGCCACTGGCCCATGCACACCGAACCAGCCGAACTCGCCCGCCTCCTCGCCGCGGCAGCCTCGTAGGTGCCGGTGCCGCCCCGGCCGGGATAGTGGGGTCGTGCCTAACCTCGACTTCTACGCCATGGACGACGATTGGCCCGCGGTTCTGGGGGCCGTGTTCGGTCTTGGCTTGTTCCGCGTCTTCGAGTCCGACTCGGAGCCGGACCGCGAGCTGCGTGAGTTCCAGGCTCTCGCGGAGGTTCCTGACGGCCGGCCGGGACGAAGCCTGGCGTTGTTCGCCGCCGGGTCGGGGCCGGAGCCCCTCGCGAAGCGGATCGATTTCCTTCCCGGAGTGCGTCCCGACGCCACTTTCCGGTACTGCTGCGAAGGGTGGGGGCTCATCCGACTCCACCACGGGACGGCAGCCGGGACGCGGGAGCTGCGACGGAGTCGGACGAACCACAACTCGGAGAAGCGGGCCGCGGCGTGGTCCGCGACCTTGCCGCGCCTCGGTGACCCCGCCGACTGGGACTGGAAGGCGGTCACCAGCGCCTCCGGCAGGCTCAACCGGACCATTCGCCGGCTGGCCGTGAGCAAGATCGGCGCACGCCCGGTGTTGCCGCACGCGGCGGCTTTCATCGCGCAGGCCGGCTTGCGGTACGAGTACGGCATCGGCCTCCACGCGACTCCGGCCTAAGACGCCGAAAGGCGGTGAGCTCCCCCAGTTCGTCCCCGCGTACGCCGAGCCGTCGAAGGCGTCACCGGCACCGTCCTCCTGGGATTCGGCGCCCGCCTCGCCATCGACTGACGCCGCGGGAACAGGCGCTAACCGGCGTCACGGACGAGCAGCGCGATCTGCACGCGATTGGTCAGTCCGAGCTTGGTCAGCGAGCGGCTGATGTGGGCCTTGACGGTGGCTTCGGTCATCCCGAGGTCCCGGGCGATCTCGGCGTTGGCCAGCCCCCGGGCCACCGCGCGGGCGACCTGCTGTTCGCGCTCGGTGAGCGCGGCCAGGCGCGCCCCGGCGGCCCGGGCGTCCGGGGATTGCTTGTCCGCGAAGGTGTCGACGACCCGCTGGGTGACGGTCGGCGAGAGCACCGCGCTGCCGTCGGCCGTCGTCCGGACGGCGGCGATCAGGTCCCGCGGTGCCGTGTCCTTCAACAGGAATCCCGCGGCCCTGGCACGCAGGGCGCCGTAGATGTGCTCATCGCGGTCGAAGGTGGTCAGCATGACGACCCGGGGTGGGTTCGGGGACCGGTTGATCTCCTGGAGCGCGGTGACGCCGTCCATGCCGGGCATCTGCACGTCCATGAGCACGACCCGGGGCCGATGACGGGCGACGGCGGCTACCGCCTCGGCCCCGGTTCCCGCCTCGGCGACCACCTCGATGTCGTCCGCCGCTTCCAGGATCATGCGGAGTCCGGTCCGCACCAGTGCTTCGTCGTCGGCGATGAGCACCCGGATCATGCCGGGAGCTCCGCGGACACCAGGAAGCCGCCACCGGGTGCCGGGCCGGCGGTGAAACGGCCGCCCTGGGTCTCGACGCGTTCCCTGAGTCCGGTCAGGCCGAGCCCGCTGCCCGGCATCGCCGGGGCGGACCCGCGCGGCGCGGTGTTCTCGATGGTGATCCGCAACGCCGAGGGCAGGTACCGCAAGACCACGTGGGTGGTGGCGGTGCGGGCGTGCTTGTGCACGTTGGTCAGCGCCTCCTGGACGACCCGGTAGGCGGTCTGGCCCACCGTGGCGGGCACCTCGCGCGGCGTGCCCTCGTCGCACCGTTCCACCGCGACGCCGACCGAGTTGGACTGCTTGATCAGCCAGTCGAGATCGGCCAGCGTCAGGCAGGCGTCCTGCTCGCCCTGCTCCAGCACGCCGAGGACGGCCCTGAGCTGGGTGAGCGCTTCCTTGCCGGTGACGCGGATGAGCTCCGCCTCGGCTGCGGTCTTCTCGTCGCCGGCGTTGATTTCCAGTGCTCCCGCACGCAGGACCATCAGCGAGACCCGGTGGGCCACCACATCGTGCATGTCCCGGGCGATCCGCGCCCGCTCGTGGGCACGGGCCTGCTCAGCACGCGCGGCCTGCTCCGACACCAGCCGGTCGGCACGCTCGCGCAACCCGGCCACCACCTGGGCCCGCGCGGCCACCCACAACCCGATGATCATCGGGAATCCCACGAACAGCGGTGCCCCGCCGAGCACGGAGGCGAGGTCGGCGCCAGGCCGGGGCAGCACGGCCAGCAGGCTCGCGGCCACCGCGTACCCGACCAGGTGCCGAGGCCGCCGGTACGTTATCGCCGCGACATAGGACGCCACCGCCAGCAGGAATCCGGGGCTCCGGAGCACCGCGTCGGCCGCCACGACCGCGAACAGCGGCCAGTGCCGCTGCGGCACCATGCGCGCTGCCACCGCGGCCACCAGCCCTGCCACCACACCCTGGACGTACACCGGCACCACTTCGAGCGCGAAGTGAGCAGGCGGCAGGAAAGCCGCGCAGAACGCCGCGGCCGGAAGCCACCACGCCCTCAGCCGTTCACGCATCACCGGCAACCACACCCCCATGAGGCCCAGCATTTCACCAGCTCAGGAAGCGCAGGGTACGGACCTCCCCGCCGGGGCACGGCTCGGCGCGCAGTTCGGCGACACGGTCCCGCAGGACCCGGACACCCAACGGCACGAGTACCAGGCACAGGGCACCGTATTCGAAGAGGTCGGCGAGGTGAACCGCCTTGAGCACGCCTCCCCACAGCGTCCCCGCCCACAGGAGCACCAGGCACCGCCCGAGGCCGAACGTTCCCGAGCGGAAGGCGCCGATCGCCAGCAATAGCATCCCGAGGTACTGGCAGGCGGACGCCGTGACACCGACCCGCCAGGGCCCGTAGGAGATACCCGCGTAGTTGGCCGCCACGAACTCGTTCGCCCGGTCGAGCCCCTGCGACGCGGCCAGGTGGAAGGCGGTCTGGTCGACGCCGGCGAAGTACAGCCGCCCGAACAGGCCGAGGACGACGAGCGTGCCACCCCAGCGGGCGAGCACCGGAGCCCGCGCCGCGACGACACGGGCGAGGGTGACGAAGGCGGGCCACAACAGCAGTGCTCCGGCGGCGAAGCACGCGTATCCGGCGGTCACCAGCGCCGGGTTCGCCAGGTAGGCCGCCAACTGCGACGGAACGGCGAACGGCTGCCTGGCGAACTCCGCCAACTGCTCGGCGGTGAAGGCTCCCGAATGGAGCGCCAGGTACCGCAGCAACAGCCCCGCCCACCACACGAGGGGACCGAGCACGAGGGCCGCGCCCCCGATGACCCGGCCCGGGAACCAGGCATTGCGATCGACCAGAGCGGGCGGCGTAGACACCGAGTTCATTCGTTCCACAGCCGCACCTTGGCGCACGGGCCACCCAGGGCACATCGTCCGATGGACACACCACGGGTCTCTTTAGTAGGAGCCCGGCGTCCCTTCCGGACGGCCCGCCGTGGGGCACCGGGTTCGCCCGGGTTTGCCGGACCCGGGCGAACGCGGTGCTCGTGACCGCTGGTCAGTAGGTGGCGACCAGGTGCAGGGCGCGGTCCGGATCGACGGTGGCGCCGAGGGACAACGCGGTGCCCGGGTTGCCGGCGTGCGCCCAGGGGGTCCAGGTTCCGTCGGTTTTGCGGATGCGGTGGTGGATCTGCCCGTTGAACACCGCGCTCAGGTGGAACACCTTGCCCGCCTTGTCGATGGCACCGGCGACCGCGGTGAACGAGCCAGTGGCGCCCACCGAACCCCACGCACTCCACGTGCCATTACTGGCATAACGAATGCGATGGTGCGGCTGCCCGTTCAGAATCGCCACCACCTGCAAATTCCCGCCATCATCCGTCGACGCCGTGACAGCCGACGCCGAACCGGGATTGGCCACGAGTGCCCAGGGGGTCCAGGCGCCGGCGGCATTGCGGACACGGTGGTGGACCTGGCCGTTGAACACCGCCGTCAAGTGGAATGCCTTCCCGGCCGTGTCGATGGCACCGGCGACCGCCGTGAACGAACCGGTCGCGCCCACCGAACCCCACGCACTCCACGTGCCATTACCGGCATAACGAATGCGATGGTGCGGCTGCCCATTCAAAATCGCCACCACCTGCAAATTCCCGCCATCATCCGTCGACGCCGTGACAGCCGACGCCGAACCGGGATTGGCCACCAGTCCCCACCCGGTCCAGGAGTCGTCCGTCTTGCGGAGGCGGTGGTGGACCTGGCCGCCGCTGACCGCCAGGGCGTGCACCTCGCCGGAGGGCGCGGCCGCGGTCGCCACCTGGGTCGCCGTGGGCATCCCCAGGTTGCCGAACGGGGTCCAGGCGCCGTCCGCCGCCCGCAGCCGGTGGTGCACGCTCCCGCCGTCTTCGACGATGTTGTTGTAGCGGTAGGGCTTGAACTGGGCCGACCCGCCGTCGTAGGGGTAGTCGATGATCCGGTGTTCGGCACCGAGGTTCCCGGTCGGCCCGGCCTGCTCGTAGGCCCAGTACCGCGTCCGCTCCGGGTTCGCCCAGCTCTCGAAGAGCGCGACGTGCCGGGTGTTCGAGTCGCCTTCGATGTCGATCAGCGCGTCACCGGGTCGCAGATCGTCCTTGGCGATCGGCGTGCTGATCGCGGCGAGACCGACCGTGTTGGTGCCGCCGTTGGGGTCCGCCGGCCTGCCGGGAAGCCCCCAGGTCATCGACACGAAGCCCGAGCAGTCCTGCCGGAACTCCCCGTACGGGGTCGGGTGGTAGTCCGTCTGGCTGTAGGGCACGCCGGTCCAGCTCGCCGCGCGGGCGAGCACTTCACCGCGGCCGATGGGCGCCGCCAGCGCGCCGATGGCCTCCGCGGAGATCTCGGGCGAGATGTTGGCTTCACCGGAGTCGCCGGGCACGGGCTGCCCGTGCGCCGCGGAGGGCACGAGCGCGAAGGACAGTGCCAGCAGAAAGCACACCACCCCGGTTCTTGCTCTTCGAACTTTTCCTAAAGCCACTTCATTCCCCTCACTTTCCGTGGATGCGCTGCACAGCGCCAGGAATCTCTAACAGGATCCGGTTGTGCACGGTCGGCGCGGCGACGGTGCACAACAGACCGTGCACAACGGCGATGGACGCACCACCGCCTGAGGCGGGGTTGCTGAACCTCCAGCGCCCCTGGCGGATGAACGCCGACGACGTCCTCGGCGGGTGGCCCGGACTCCCCCACACCAACAGGGCCGATTTCGATCTTGGCGGTTTCCACCGGCGTTTCCCGGGTATGGCCTAAGCCGGATGGGAATCGAGGGGGTGAGCCGATGGATACGGCCGAGGTGGCGGTGGCCGGGCAGATCGCCCGCTCCCTGGTGCTGGACCTGGCTGGCCTCCCCCCGGCGGGTGACTCGGCCGCGGTGCGGCACCAGCAGGAAACGCTGGGCGGCAAGGGCGCGAACATCGCGGTGGCCCTGAGCCGGCTCGGCGCGGCGGTGAGCCTGATCGGCGTGGTCGGCGACGACTGCGTGGCCGGCGCGGCCCTCGACCGGGCCCACGCCGACGGCATCGACACCACAGCGGTGGTCCGCCGTCCCGGTCACGGAACCGGGCTCATCGTGGAACTGCGCACCGACGGCGGGCACCGGCGCCAGATCGAGCACCTGTCCGACGGCCTCCTGCTGACCGAAGCCGACATCCTCGCCGCCACCCCCGTGCTGACAAGCGCGTCCTCGGTGATCCTGCACGGGCGGCAACCGGTCGGCGCGGTGCTGGCCGCCGCCAGGACGGCCAAGGCCGCACGACGGCGGGTGGTGCTCGAAGGCATCCCGGGCGAACAGTCGTCGACGACGGAACTGCTGGCCCTCACCGACGTGCTCCGACTCGACCAGCACGACGGCGAACTGCTGACCGGCCGACGACTGGACTCCGCCGAGGCAGCCGCGCTGGCCGGCCGGGACCTCCTCCGCCGGGGTCCGGGCCTGGTCGCGCTGGCCGCGGGCGAGGACGGCAACGTGTTCCTCTGGGAGGACGAGCACGTGATATTGCCGTTGGCCATCCGCGACCCGGTGCACACCACCGGCGGCGAAGACGCGCTGGTCGCCGCCCTGACCTTCGCACTCACCCGCGGCGCCGACCCCCGCAAAGCCGCCGCACTGGCGGTGGCCGCGTCCGCCACCACCGTGTTCCACCCGGGCGGGCGGCCCAGCGTCAGCCCCGTGGCACTGGGCGCCCACCTGGTGGAGCTGAGCATCCCCGCCCAGCCCTCACCGCCCCACCACGCGGAGGCCGACTACACCGGCAGTCATTGACGCGTCAGGAGTCCGCTGGTCCTTCGCGTCGCACTTCCTTGACCGCCCTGGCGCTGGTGGCGGTTTCGCGGTCGACCTTGGTTTGGTCACGCGTCGCGCGATGAGCATCTGTCCGGACGGCACCTTCGGCGCGGGCCAGCCGCTGCTGCTGGTGGTTCAGCGATTCTTCGCGGGCGTCGGCGGCTGTTTCGCGTTCGTCCGCCGCCCGGCTTCGTTCGGCGAGCGACGCCGGCGCCTGCACTGTCTCCTCGTGGTCGGTCATGGTGCGCTCCGGCGCTGGGAAAGGGTGGAACTTCCGGTCACATCAGTTCTCGGTCAACAAGCGCAGTGCCAGGCCGCCGAAGATCACCGCGGAAAACTCTTTGAGCCGACGCTGGAACTTCGGCTTCCGGAGCACCAACGCGGAGAAGGTACCGGCCGCCAGCCCGACCGCACCGTCCATGACGA from the Amycolatopsis magusensis genome contains:
- a CDS encoding alpha/beta fold hydrolase; its protein translation is MDVLLIAGLWLDGSVWDEVAAELRSLGHHPVPLTLPGQGDGSASATLDDQVAAVLAAVDSASGRPMVVGHSAACTLAWLAADARPEKVSKTVLVGGFPTGDGKRYADFFELRDGVMPFPGWAPFEGPDSADLDEETRRAIAAAAIPVPEGVATGVVRLTDERRFEVPVLVVCPEFTPAQARELIDAGDAPELAKVTHLDFADIDSGHWPMHTEPAELARLLAAAAS
- a CDS encoding PfkB family carbohydrate kinase, whose protein sequence is MDTAEVAVAGQIARSLVLDLAGLPPAGDSAAVRHQQETLGGKGANIAVALSRLGAAVSLIGVVGDDCVAGAALDRAHADGIDTTAVVRRPGHGTGLIVELRTDGGHRRQIEHLSDGLLLTEADILAATPVLTSASSVILHGRQPVGAVLAAARTAKAARRRVVLEGIPGEQSSTTELLALTDVLRLDQHDGELLTGRRLDSAEAAALAGRDLLRRGPGLVALAAGEDGNVFLWEDEHVILPLAIRDPVHTTGGEDALVAALTFALTRGADPRKAAALAVAASATTVFHPGGRPSVSPVALGAHLVELSIPAQPSPPHHAEADYTGSH
- a CDS encoding sensor histidine kinase; protein product: MLGLMGVWLPVMRERLRAWWLPAAAFCAAFLPPAHFALEVVPVYVQGVVAGLVAAVAARMVPQRHWPLFAVVAADAVLRSPGFLLAVASYVAAITYRRPRHLVGYAVAASLLAVLPRPGADLASVLGGAPLFVGFPMIIGLWVAARAQVVAGLRERADRLVSEQAARAEQARAHERARIARDMHDVVAHRVSLMVLRAGALEINAGDEKTAAEAELIRVTGKEALTQLRAVLGVLEQGEQDACLTLADLDWLIKQSNSVGVAVERCDEGTPREVPATVGQTAYRVVQEALTNVHKHARTATTHVVLRYLPSALRITIENTAPRGSAPAMPGSGLGLTGLRERVETQGGRFTAGPAPGGGFLVSAELPA
- a CDS encoding response regulator, which produces MIRVLIADDEALVRTGLRMILEAADDIEVVAEAGTGAEAVAAVARHRPRVVLMDVQMPGMDGVTALQEINRSPNPPRVVMLTTFDRDEHIYGALRARAAGFLLKDTAPRDLIAAVRTTADGSAVLSPTVTQRVVDTFADKQSPDARAAGARLAALTEREQQVARAVARGLANAEIARDLGMTEATVKAHISRSLTKLGLTNRVQIALLVRDAG